A window of Daucus carota subsp. sativus chromosome 2, DH1 v3.0, whole genome shotgun sequence genomic DNA:
TGAGGCAATTTGGGTTGAGGCCGTGCATTCCGAGGCCACCTGTAGACATGACTGCGTATAGGAAGCCGAAGCAGAGATTCCATGCAGAGAATTGGATGGCTGTGTGGTTCGCAGAGATTGGGCGGTGGAGGCGCTTTTGTGACCGGCCTGACATAGCCCTGTGTGATGATTTAGGGTACACTTCGGAGGCTGCGTACATGGAGTGGTACATGGAGGTGTCTAGGAGGCGAGTGGGGAAGCCAAAGCCCAAGcctcaatcagattattccagTCGTGAGTTGTTTGACAACTACGAGGCCTTCCAGCTTGTAAGTGTTTAGTTAGCTCAAGTTTTTGCAATTACTGTATTGTTCGTTTCGTACATCCATGTTGTATTGACTTTTGGTTTTTTGCAGATTGAGTCAGCTATGGACCTAGTAAGGCAGTTGGATGCGCGTATGCCTTCTAGTTTTGTCCCCGAGTTTCGACAACTTGCACCTAAGTTTGTCGACCGATACTCTCGCTTCATGAAGACTGTGAAGGGGCCGGGATTCACCCCTCCAGTCTTTGAGCATCTAGATCGGGCAGACTTGTCTGGGACAGGGTTGGCAGGTGTCGCTGAGCAGGACATCATTCCCATGACTCAGCCTTCGCAGCATATCCCCGAACAACCAGCATCTTCTTCCCGTCCAGACAAGTTGGCACTTGTTAGTCTGAGGAAGGGGAAATGGAAGATGAACAAGCCCCTTTCTCCCACAAAGCAAGATACAATAGCTACAGAATGGGGTTGGAAAGATGGTGTGGTGAAGCTAGATGGGGGGGTGAAGAATGCATTGTACGAGTTGAAGCCTGTCAATTTGCTGACACTGGCTCCGGGATCTTGGATAGATGACCGGATTATTTATGCGTATATGGTACGTTCCTAGACCTCTATGTGTATTCCGTTTTGAATTGATGACCTCTATGTGTACGTGTGTTAAGTAATGTGGTTTCTGTACATATTTCTGCTTACTAACTCTGTTCATGCCACAGATGTTGTTACGTGATAGGGAGGAGGAGATTGCTAGGCTTCATGATAGGAAGCCAACGTACTATTTTATGGATCCGTTCTTCATTCCCCTTGCCAAGAATAAGAATTGGAAGAACCCCGAGTCCTACGTGAAGTTGCATAACTTCTACTGCGATTATGGAAGTGCTGAAGTGGGGCCGACGATCAACAAGGTTGATTTCATCTTCCTCCCGACTTGCGTAGAGGAGAATCACTGGATTCTATTTGTCTTCTCCGTGAAGACATGGGGCGTTGTCATATTGGATCCTTTATATGATGACTCAAGTTACCCGGAGGAGGAAGAAATAGTGGTACGTACACACTTAATGCACCCACTTATGTCATTATTGAATATGTTTTCGAATATGTTTATAATTAGTACTGACTTAACATATTTCAGACGAAGATGTTGCCCGACTTGATTAGATTCTGCGAGAGGCGGCAAGAGGTTTTTCCAGAGGGCCCGGCTCAAATTAGTGCCTTGATGAGAAGGCCAAAGCAAAGCAACCACACTGACTGCGGTATTTTTGTCATGAAGTATATGGACTATATGTTGCAAGGCTTCCATTTACAGTCAATGAGTTGGACGAGTTCTGATGTTGAGACTTTCCGCTATAGGATTGCGAAGGAGATTCAAAGGGGAAAAGCAAGAATGATCCCTGGGTTCCTCATGAAGCAAAGGCTGGACAATGCTTCTAGGGCTTAGTTCTTTTGTTATGTTCTTTTTCAGTTGTAGGAATAATTTTGTACTTAAAACTTCAATTGTATTGCCTTTTGTAGAACCTCGTTCAGTTATCTATATAATGCAACCTTCATTTATATCGGTTGTTTAACAACCGTGTCCTATTCCCTTCCCCGAAATTCAGTTGTGATTATTGTTGTTAATTATTGGTTTTGATTTTGGATTgagttttacttttgattttGGATTGagttttagttttgattttggattgagttttagttttgattttgGTATGAGTTTcatatttcaagtttcagttatGATTTTGGATGTAGTTTTAGTTATGATTTTGGATTGAGTTTCATTTTTCAAGTAGCAGTTTCAAGTTTCAGTTACAGTGTTGATTTTGGATTGGTTTTGGTTTATAGGCAGGCATGACAAAACAGGGGAGATATGGCCAAAATTGTTCCTGTGTTTCCAGCGCTTTTTAAGCGCTGGACACAAAAACTACTCCCAGCCGTCCAGCGCTTAAAAACCGCTGGACGTCTGAGACTGTTTTTTGTGTCCAGCGCTTAAAAAGCGCTGGAAACACAGGGATCATTTTGGCTCCCCTGACCTGTTTTTTCCCCATTTTGGTACCATGGAAACCTGTTTTTTGCACCCTTACtccaaaatcataaaaattcataaaaattgtattaaacttctaaaaattcatataatttaatacATATTAGGAAATCAGGCAATTTTTACAAATTcatagaaaataataaattcttacaaattcatagaaaataataaattcttacaaattcatacaatttcatacaaattAATTGAAAATGCCTAGAATATTGGAGTAGCCAATGGAAAGTCGATGGTGAGGGGTTTCGTCCATGCTAATGAAACAAGTCGCTTGATACAACACCAAAACACTTCCCTCGCGAACCTCTCCCGTCGTGATCATTGGATGATCTTTGGTGTCATCACCAAGCGAAACTAGAATAGACTCGGACCCGTCATACAATCTAAACTTTGCAAGAAGAAACGGATTTGGCTTATCATCAAGATTGTCCGTTTGCAAATTATGTACGAACCCCTTCACATATGCGATACGAAATTGATCTTTTTGGAAACGTGTATCGCGGGGCCTCAAATTGCTTATCTCAGCAATTCGCTCGACATTGACAAGTTCACCTCCATCCCAAGGACGTAGCACAAAACGCCTGTCTCTGTCCAAAGCGTCCGCTCCCAAAAGCCTAATGTGAATGAAATACGGTGTCGGGCATCTCCTTGCCTTTGCCTCCATTTCTCCACTTGCAAACCATCCACACGCTTCACTCCATCTCCTCTCCCTTTCAATTTCTTCCTCCATAGGGTACAAGTTGAAATCTTCTTCTTCAACTACGGGAGCATCTATGAAGAACCCGTTTGCATACGATGGACAATCTAATGCCTCCATTTCTCCACTAGCCACCCATTCACGGGGTTCAATTTCTTCCTCCATAGGATCTAAGTTGAAATCCTCTTCTTCAACTACGGGAGCCTCAATCAAGAATCCATTTGCATACGATGGACCATCTAACGGCAACCGGTCAATAATGTCAAGCATTTCATTGTCCGACGGGGTTGACCAAGAACGGAACCAACTTTCACTAAGAGCCTCCTCCGAGGGTGAAAGCGAATCACTAACATGACTAAGTGTGTCACTACTGTCAGATTGATGACCATTTTCCATTTTTCACCtacaaataaatatgaaataaaataataaaaaatcactttaaatcacataaaatctTATAAAAGCACATAAAATCACATGTGACAAAATGACATAAAAtgacataaaatcacataaaatcaaataaaatcacataaaatcacatGTGACAAGATGACATAAAAtgacataaaatcacataaaatcaaataaaatcacataaaatcacataaaatcacataaaaaagTTACATCTAAGAACTCTTATTTTGGTCTCCAAATTTTTTGCAAGTCCTTATATCATGGCCTTCTTCATGACATTGCTTGCATTTCCTCTTTTTCTTACTAAGGCCTTCAATTGGATTTTTGAAACGTTGTGGCTTCTTCCTACCCTTCGTTTGAGACACTATAGGATCAAGTACCGGCTCGTTCAACTCGTCACCAATATTCTCTTCAATGGGATTCTCAGTATTTGTATTAGGAGCAGCATCAACATTGTCAACAGCCATTTTCTCAAGATTTGCAATTTCTCGATTCATCACCTCTACGGCATACTCATATCTTTCTTTCGAAACCATGCTGCTATGACAAAAACTCATTGTTAACAAAGTCATATGGTTGAATCTTTGACTTGGTGTCAATTCTGTAGATGTTGGATCATCGCAACCCATAGCATAAGGTAGCATACCATCTACCCTATTAGCATCTCTAGTCCAACGACGTTGAATAAATGTTACTGGAATTTGGGCAACATTTTTCTTGTTTAAAACGGCAATGATGTGTCGACACGGGATTCCTAAATGTTCATACATCCGACACACACATCTTCCTGTTAGGGCCACTTTGTTGAATTTCACTTCATACATTGTTCTTTTGTCGATTTCGGTCAGGGGTCTAAAACACCTATAATGTGTGACTTCATCCCCTAATGTCAATTGATCTTTATCCTTCTCGACAAAGTATTTAGAGGCTTCCACCAATTGAACTTGAAATTGGCGAAACATCTCCTTGGTATATATGGAAGCCCCGTCTTGTTCCAAAGCCGTCTTCAACCTCAAGTAACGGGTTTTATTCTTCGTGTCATTGTCCTCCTCCTTCTCCCGCATAAATTGTCTTTCAATTGCTTTTTGTGCATTCTCAACAAATTGCTTCAATCCTGTACTAGAACTAACATAGCTATCAAAGAATGCATTCATTCCCTCGCTCCTCGATGTCGTGGTCTGACCCGCAGAGAATGTACTCTTAGTATAGGCCGAGATCCATTTCTCCTTCAACAAATACAATCCTTGCAACCATGAATGATCTTTCAAATCATACTTCACCACTAAATCTTTCCACCTCTCCTCAAAAATATCCTCCGTCAGTGAATGGTATATGCATTTGTTGAAATCTACTTTGAATGTTCCCGGATGCTTAATATAAAGGGTGTTCAATTTTTCGGGGAACTTCTGGCTTATATGCCAAGAACACAACAAATGTCGGGTTTGGGGTAGTATGGATGCAATTGCCCCCGCCATAGCTTGATCTTGGTCCGTGATTATAGCGTTCGGGTGTTTATCGCCAACCGCTTCAAGCCATGTTCTTAGCACCCATTCGAAACTACTTTTTACTTCATCCCTCATGAGTGCAAATCCAAAAAGAACAGACTGGTAATGATGATTGACCCCTGTAAAAGGCACAAATGGCATGGCATACCTATTCGTTCGGTATGTCGTATCAAAAGCAACAACATCTCCAAAATTACTATAGGCCATCAAACATTTAGGATCCACCCATACTAGATTTTTCAAACGGTTTTCTCCATCCACTTGAGTTTTCACAAAAAACTTCCCACCGCCTTCCTCTTTAAGACGACttaacaaatccaaacccgctTGAGCATCACTCACTTGTATCTTTTTCTTCCGCTCATCCCGCACTACATTCCTAATATTTTGGCTACCAAAACCAACATTACTAACTCCACCTTGCATATTGCTAAAAAGACTCATGGTTTGGCTAGGGCGAATACCCGACACATTTAACACATTTATAAGATTTCTTGCCGCACTCGTCACATGTCTTTCCCGTTGAATCAAAGTCATCTTACTAGGAGATACAAGATCATGATTGTGTTCTAATTCAACGGTTGTCAACTCCCAataatcttttttcttctttttcacaaCAAACATCCTAACCTTACAACCACTTCTAGGAAGTTTGTCCCGACGACGTGTGCCCTTACTACTGCCTACACATACTTCTTCATCCACCACATTTTTGTCTTGATTTTCACCCGCGAGTCTACAAACAAACATTCGGGCATATATTTCATCAACTTTTGCCCGTTTCTTTGTTTGTTGTATTTTCACCGCAAACCCATTCTTAAGGGCATATGACCTAATAAATCTATCTGCCTCATCTAAATTATCAAATCTCTGATTCAAATACGGGacttccatatttttatttctttcattctcatcaataaatttattatccACTCCTTTATCATCACTCTCTACGTTCTCATCAACCTCATCATCACTACTAACAACATTTCGATCATCAATACAATCTTCATCAACACTAACATATTCTTTATCAtcaacattttcatcatcttttaAATCAATAAACACACGATCTACAACACTATCAACCTTAACAACATCATCTACATCTACGTAATCCTTATTATCAACTTTTTTTACTCTTTTTCTTGGAACAAAATCCTCGAACAAAGAATCCGCCATAACAACAACAACACAAACGAAGCAAACAAACAActagattagagttagaaattACCACAATCTTGAGTATGCACTTGCTTCTTTAGCTCCAAAGATTATGCACTTACCACAAACCCTAACTCTCCAAATTTTTAAGCTCCTCGATCTTTTTTCTAACACTAACCTAAAGTGAGCTAAGTACGCGGGTATATGATCATTTCTCTGTgtttccagcgcttttttagcgctggacaagtgaaaatatcaaactcctccagcgcttttttagcgctggacgtcTAAAAAATAGTCACTCGTCCAGCggttttttagcgctggacggtAGGCTTCCAGCggtaaaaaagcgctggacggtTTTTAAATCGTGGCCCTTGGTTGGGCCATCGGACGGCTCAAACGCCGTGTGTTGGTTAAAGGTCCCCCAGCAACCGATTGCTGGGGACCTGGACCCATAAAAATATACAACAATTCTATCCATTTCTTTACTTTTTagtttttcataatttattactcaaccctttttatatttttgagcGCTAGTAGTATATTTAACTATTTTAGTGGTAAACAGTGGGCAATGGCCAATGAGCATGATAAGGAAACTTGGGAATCCTTGGTTTTGgccttttaaataataaaaataaagacaCTTGTTTCATGGTTAATGAATTCAGAATCGGAACTTCAAACACTAATTCGTGTTTGGATTAACAATTTTGTGAcatgaataaaaatttcaagTCACTTGAAGCCAAATCATTACTTATTAGAATTATTCGTCACGTACCACTCATCCTCATTCAGATTCCCGCTCACGATTCAAACCCACTCATTCTCATTATTGATTCAGATTCTCGCTCACGATTCAAACACACccgtaataataataataataataataataataataataataataataataataataataataataataataataaaattaatattaataataataataaatattagaatttacaaaattatacaaGAAATGGATGTTTTGAGTTAAAATATACTCCACTATGATTATATATGATATCAAATTATGAAATTCATGTTAAATACAGATTAAAATTTAGTGTAAtatagttttaaattaaattaaacacaAGTCCTATATCCAATTAACTTTGCCTTGTATTGACCAATGGCCATATATTTAGGCAGAAATTTATCATCCCATTGAGATTTTTTACTTGTTATCTCTCAATAAGCTTTTCTATTTTTAGTGTAATACCAAATCATCACCATCTGCTATAACTGATTCTTCCAACCAAGATCATTCAAGTTCTCATGCCTCATTAATTCATGTGAATTTGAAAAACCCTGACAATGCAGATTCAGTTATAGCTTTGCTCAGAAATTATATGGATTTGCTGATATCCAAATCTCCAATATTGTTACAAAGTAGCCCCTGGCTACTCTCAAGAAACTGCAAAAAAAACTATTTGGCCTCCATCTCAATTCTCAGTCTCCCTGCTAAAAATCAATATTTGGAAGATATGTATGTCCAAATAAAATGCATCACACAAATGAAAAATCCATTCGAAAAATCTCAAGAAACGTCTTGCAAAGTTGTTATTCTGATGACAATGATTACAAAGAATGgagattatacatattttacaaTAATAAAGGGCTGAAGGCCTCTTCTGTTACACGGGATTGCATTCTTCTAAACAATGAAGCAAGAAGAATTTTATTATGCTCTCTACTCAATCTGGACGGATATAATGTCCAAGTATGACCACAATCAAGTTTCTTTCGCGGACCAAAATATTATActactaaaacaaaatcagagcTTGCCGATAAAATCCTTGCTTGAAAGTAAAATATTGATACATCAGGTTACCGCCATATGCTCTAATATTTCTCCACAAAGACAATGAATGCATTACAAGTATATGTGAAATTATTGGAAAAGATAAAGAGAGAGCAACACCAGCTGGACTGCAACGAGGAAGTTCCACCTCCAGCCTTGTGAGTTGATCTTCGTGGCACTACTAGGAGATGCTGAATCACTAGGAGTTGCTGTTATACAAGGTACAAAATCGTAAGCTATAGATACTTTATCTAGTGATTTGGATTCAATTCTTGAGCCGTGCTCAGCACAAGTTAAGTCTTTCTACAAATATCTAGTTTATCTCTCCAATACGAATGCAAAAGGAATCATAGAATTAGATTCACAAGTAATTATCTCTCTACTCCTGAAGGCCTTAATTTATCATAGtaatttggatttaattatttaagCCGTGCTCAGTACAAGTAACGTCTTTCTAAAAATATCTAGTTTATCTCTCTAATACGTAAGTGAAGGGAACTGATAGATCATAAATTTGTATACTATATGAGAAAAAGCTTAAAGGAATGACTTACAGTTACTTGAACAAGTGGAAACTGTGGTAAGGTTTGTAATGATTTTTTGGTTATCATAGCCCAGATAGGCACAAGTTGTGCGGCTACAGCCAGAAGACGTGCTATTTCCCAGAAACACGCTGTTGCACTGAGTATTTGGGCAAGTTGGCCAGATGGAAGATTTTATCTGAGAGGGTTCGCATTGTAATCTAAGCAAGTAAGAAAAACAAGGAAAAGTTAGAAGTTTACAGCGGAAATGCACAAGTAGGAGAAGGTTTTCAATTGATTGAACTTACGTGTAGTTGTTTGCAGCATCACACTTACACCGTACACAATTGTTAGCAGTGATGGCATAAGAGCCATTGGGGACGAGTAAAGGGTAGTCGCGTGAATCACTTGAAATACTTGAATTACAAGCTACACACAGAAGCCAGAATTAGTAACTAATAGAACACTTAAAAAAACCTGAAAATCTTAATCATGGAAAAGCAAGCATAAATAAAGTTAAACGATCTAAGTATTTAACTGAGGTCCTACGAGATGCAACTTCTGTTCTGTAAACTGTAGTGAAGCGTTTACCAATCTACTGAGGACACTAATTTGCTATCTCTCACACCACTGCTTGCTTAGGAGTAATGAGAAAGCAGACCTAAAATTCTTAAACAAAGTGAAGCAAAATGTAGTTCTCAGCTATATAATTATCCGCTGTAGCTGCATAGCTGACAAGAAGATCATAAATTCTCCCCTATGCCAGTGGACTGAAGATATCAGCATGTTACTATTCTCACATTAGAAGATGAACCTTGTAATCATGGAGAGATATAATAACTTCCACTTACCTTACCCCAAAAATTGAGCATACCCTATTTAAGGGCTACAATTTGTAGTGAACCAATGTATGTGTTTTTCGAATAATCTCAGAAACCTCAGACAATCACCTTGCAATACAATTTGCAGCAAAAGCAATTCAGTTATGCGTATTCTGACTACCTCAAACACCTGATAGATTTACCTTCCACTACAATTTGTAGCCGAAGGCACTTATGTGTTCTCTGACTATTTACAATCACCTCACACTACAATGTTTTTTACCAGAAACCAATTTATGTGTTTTCTTAGTCATCAAAAACCATATTCAGTTTAAAATTTGTGGCCTGAGTAGGGTCTTCCGCTATAAAGTCAAATTATACATTCCAATCTGGAAGATCGATTTCATTTTTCACCCATCAATAATGCAAGAGTGGTCCTCCATGTACCCGTAGGCCGTATCCtttaatttttatgataaaaatagtCTAAGCTAAAGAAGATAAGCATCATAAATTCCTAAAAATTGAACTTGTCTAAGTTCACACCCACCACACCACACACGTAGCAACAAAAATCATAAAGTTACCAGTTATCCTAAAACCTCTGGGAACGCGAACATTTACCATGATCATATAGTATATTGTATTGCAGATAGTAAGTACCTTTAAGAGGGACATCAAGAACAACGCCAGCCTTGAGATCAGCCGGATCAGCCAAGGCATTAAGCTTCAACAACGTCTCCTGCGTCGTATCAAACTGCTTAGCAATCGCCTCCACGGAGCTCCCAGCAGGCACAACATGGCCATAATGAATCACAGCCTGACCATCAACTTCATCACAGCTACACGGCAAAGGGATTTTCAGCTCCTGCCCCACCAGAATTTTGTTAGCATCAGCAATGTTATTGGCAGCCTGAATCTGCTGGTACAGGACTAGTCCCCCGAAAATATCGGATGCAATGTGGAACAGGCCGTCCTCAGGGACCACCTTGTAGACCGGGAGCCCGTCCGAGGTTCCTGTTCCATTGGCGCAGCGGCAGGGGAAGGGTATTTTGACGGTCTGTTTGGCCTTGATGGCGAGGGAGGGGAGTGTTGTTGGGGGATAGTTGTTGGCGCCGAGGAATGATAGGAGGTTTTTGGAGATTCCGAAGAGGGTTGTGATGTTGGAGATGGT
This region includes:
- the LOC108210014 gene encoding lysM domain-containing GPI-anchored protein 2, with the protein product MTITQTLPYFIIFLLFILTTTPPTKAQPFSCKPSSKCNSLIDYVSPNDTTISNITTLFGISKNLLSFLGANNYPPTTLPSLAIKAKQTVKIPFPCRCANGTGTSDGLPVYKVVPEDGLFHIASDIFGGLVLYQQIQAANNIADANKILVGQELKIPLPCSCDEVDGQAVIHYGHVVPAGSSVEAIAKQFDTTQETLLKLNALADPADLKAGVVLDVPLKACNSSISSDSRDYPLLVPNGSYAITANNCVRCKCDAANNYTLQCEPSQIKSSIWPTCPNTQCNSVFLGNSTSSGCSRTTCAYLGYDNQKIITNLTTVSTCSSNSTPSDSASPSSATKINSQGWRWNFLVAVQLVLLSLYLFQ
- the LOC135150538 gene encoding putative ubiquitin-like-specific protease 1B, encoding MLLRDREEEIARLHDRKPTYYFMDPFFIPLAKNKNWKNPESYVKLHNFYCDYGSAEVGPTINKVDFIFLPTCVEENHWILFVFSVKTWGVVILDPLYDDSSYPEEEEIVTKMLPDLIRFCERRQEVFPEGPAQISALMRRPKQSNHTDCGIFVMKYMDYMLQGFHLQSMSWTSSDVETFRYRIAKEIQRGKARMIPGFLMKQRLDNASRA
- the LOC108207550 gene encoding protein FAR1-RELATED SEQUENCE 5-like, with product MADSLFEDFVPRKRVKKVDNKDYVDVDDVVKVDSVVDRVFIDLKDDENVDDKEYVSVDEDCIDDRNVVSSDDEVDENVESDDKGVDNKFIDENERNKNMEVPYLNQRFDNLDEADRFIRSYALKNGFAVKIQQTKKRAKVDEIYARMFVCRLAGENQDKNVVDEEVCVGSSKGTRRRDKLPRSGCKVRMFVVKKKKKDYWELTTVELEHNHDLVSPSKMTLIQRERHVTSAARNLINVLNVSGIRPSQTMSLFSNMQGGVSNVGFGSQNIRNVVRDERKKKIQVSDAQAGLDLLSRLKEEGGGKFFVKTQVDGENRLKNLVWVDPKCLMAYSNFGDVVAFDTTYRTNRYAMPFVPFTGVNHHYQSVLFGFALMRDEVKSSFEWVLRTWLEAVGDKHPNAIITDQDQAMAGAIASILPQTRHLLCSWHISQKFPEKLNTLYIKHPGTFKVDFNKCIYHSLTEDIFEERWKDLVVKYDLKDHSWLQGLYLLKEKWISAYTKSTFSAGQTTTSRSEGMNAFFDSYVSSSTGLKQFVENAQKAIERQFMREKEEDNDTKNKTRYLRLKTALEQDGASIYTKEMFRQFQVQLVEASKYFVEKDKDQLTLGDEVTHYRCFRPLTEIDKRTMYEVKFNKVALTGRCVCRMYEHLGIPCRHIIAVLNKKNVAQIPVTFIQRRWTRDANRVDGMLPYAMGCDDPTSTELTPSQRFNHMTLLTMSFCHSSMVSKERYEYAVEVMNREIANLEKMAVDNVDAAPNTNTENPIEENIGDELNEPVLDPIVSQTKGRKKPQRFKNPIEGLSKKKRKCKQCHEEGHDIRTCKKFGDQNKSS